From Glycine max cultivar Williams 82 chromosome 11, Glycine_max_v4.0, whole genome shotgun sequence, the proteins below share one genomic window:
- the LOC100813058 gene encoding probable protein cornichon homolog 2, which yields MHVLLCLADLEFDYINPYDSSARINMVVLPEYITQAVLCCFYLLTKHWILALFFLPYLFHNVRLYRQGRHLVDVTEIFNLLTWEKKQRLVKLFYLVFTLFLSVFWMIYTSLD from the exons ATGCATGTG CTATTGTGCCTGGCAGACCTAGAATTTGATTATATAAATCCTTATGACTCCTCAGCTCGAATAAATATGGTGGTTTTGCCAGAATATATTACGCAAGCTGTCCTGTGCTGCTTCTACCTTCTTACCAAGCATTGGATTCTGGcactcttctttcttccttatCTTTTTCACAATGTCCGATT GTATAGACAAGGAAGGCATTTGGTTGATGTTACTGAGATATTCAACCTGCTCACTTGGGAAAAGAAGCAAAGGCTTGTCAAACTCTTCTATCTTGTTTTTACCCTTTTCCTCTCTGTATTTTG GATGATTTACACATCATTGGATTAG
- the LOC100776359 gene encoding uncharacterized protein At4g22758 isoform X1 encodes MSPRRSSPVVAARKNKAPHPSPSPRRRTQSKSRPIKILKRCSSAPLLSSHDNADADVDGHYSRRSGGGSFFRPKTFSDAFLSSPSPFSSPRIHTKQLYRKRYEKEAKVVVNVTVEGSPGPVRTMVKLGSSVEDTIKRVVDKYTEEGRSPQIDPNMASSFQLHHSYFSLQSLDKSQVIADVGSRSFYLRKNNDASSFRWGSAPEIFTRGSTPSIANPPLLIPSFIARKISKIVRRAHRLWNIVLCSQ; translated from the exons ATGTCTCCACGGAGAAGTTCGCCGGTGGTTGCCGCCCGGAAAAATAAGGCGCCGCACCCCTCGCCGTCTCCCCGTCGTAGGACCCAGAGCAAGTCGAGGCCTATCAAGATCCTGAAGCGCTGTTCGTCGGCTCCTCTGCTTTCAAGCCATGATAACGCCGATGCTGACGTTGACGGCCATTATTCGAGGAGGAGCGGAGGAGGGTCGTTTTTCCGCCCCAAAACCTTTTCAGATGCCTTTCTGTCTTCCCCTTCCCCCTTTTCCTCTCCACGGATTCACACTAAACAG CTGTATCGTAAGAGGTACGAGAAAGAAGCTAAGGTGGTAGTTAATGTGACCGTTGAGGGAAGTCCTGGGCCAGTCCGAACCATGGTTAAACTGGGGTCCAGTGTGGAGGATACTATCAAGCGTGTGGTCGATAAATATACAGAAGAAGGCAGGAGCCCCCAGATCGATCCTAATATGGCTTCTTCATTCCAATTGCATCACTCCTATTTCAGTCTCCAGA GTTTGGATAAATCACAAGTCATTGCGGATGTGGGTAGTAGAAGTTTTTATCTGCGGAAGAATAATGATGCATCTTCATTTCGTTGGGGAAGTGCTCCCGAAATATTCACACGTGGCTCCACTCCATCCATCGCAAATCCTCCATTGCTGATCCCTTCTTTCATTGCCCGCAAGATTAGCAAAATTGTAAGAAGAGCTCACCGCCTTTGGAACATTGTGCTTTGCTCACAGTGA
- the LOC100806283 gene encoding ACT domain-containing protein ACR8, with product MEWPASTDEYEKLIIRMSTPRVVIDNSVCSSATLVKVDSARRHGILLDAVQVLTDLNLSIKKAYISADGKWFMDVFHVTDQNGNKIMDESVLKYIEQSLGNIHYGRTNRSNGLTALELTGSDRVGLLSEVFAVLADLQCDVADAKVWTHNGRIASLIYVKDCSSGSAIEDSQKINKIELRLRNVLKGDNDIRSAKMSVSMAVMHTERRLHQLMFVDRDYERTPILKLTSDNPLVTVQNWEGRGYSVVNVQCKDRTKLLFDIVCNLTDMEYVVFHATINTSGDRAYLEFYIRHKDGTPISSEPERQRVIQCLKAAVERRASEGVRLELCTEDRQGLLAEVMRTFRENGLNVTRAEISTIGNMATNIFYVTDAIGIPADSKIIESVRQKIGLSNLEVKELPLINHQEAEGEDQAVGIGGAVLLSIGSLLRRNLYHLGLIKSCS from the exons ATGGAGTGGCCTGCGTCTACGGACGAATACGAAAAGCTCATAATACGGATGAGCACTCCCAG GGTTGTCATTGATAATTCCGTTTGCTCCTCAGCTACGCTAGTCAAG GTTGACAGCGCCAGAAGGCATGGTATTCTATTGGATGCAGTACAAGTGCTAACTGACCTCAACCTTTCAATTAAGAAAGCCTATATTTCAGCTGATGGCAAGTGGTTCATGGATG TTTTTCATGTCACTGATCAAAATGGAAACAAGATAATGGACGAgagtgttttaaaatatattgaacag TCACTTGGGAACATTCACTATGGGAGAACCAACCGCTCTAACGGTCTCACTGCGCTGGAATTAACAGGATCTGATCGAGTTGGTCTTTTATCGGAGGTGTTTGCTGTACTGGCTGATCTCCAATGCGATGTGGCTGATGCCAAGGTTTGGACACACAATGGCCGTATTGCCTCCTTAATCTATGTAAAAGATTGTAGTTCTGGGTCTGCTATTGAGGACTCTCAGAAAATTAATAAGATTGAATTGCGCTTAAGAAATGTTTTGAAGGGAGACAATGACATTAGAAGTGCAAAAATGTCTGTCTCTATGGCCGTGATGCACACTGAAAGAAGGCTACACCAATTGATGTTTGTTGACCGTGATTATGAGAGGACTCCAATTCTTAAATTGACTTCTGATAACCCATTGGTGACTGTCCAGAATTGGGAAGGAAGGGGTTATTCAGTTGTGAATGTTCAGTGCAAAGATCGAACCAAGCTGTTATTTGACATTGTATGCAATTTGACAGACATGGAATATGTTGTATTCCATGCAACTATTAACACTAGTGGTGACCGAGCTTACCTG GAATTTTATATAAGACACAAGGATGGGACTCCAATTAGTTCAGAACCAGAACGTCAACGTGTAATTCAATGCTTAAAAGCTGCTGTAGAGAGAAGGGCATCTGAG GGTGTTCGATTAGAGTTATGCACAGAAGACAGGCAGGGGCTTCTAGCGGAAGTAATGAGAACTTTCCGAGAGAATGGACTCAATGTGACCAGGGCTGAGATATCTACCATAGGGAATATGGCTACAAATATATTCTATGTAACGGATGCGATTGGAATTCCAGCTGATTCGAAAATTATCGAATCTGTTAGGCAGAAAATTGGGTTAAGCAATTTAGAAGTGAAGGAGTTGCCATTGATAAATCACCAGGAGGCAGAGGGAGAGGATCAAGCGGTTGGAATTGGTGGGGCAGTGCTGTTGTCCATTGGGAGCCTTTTGAGAAGGAATCTGTACCATTTGGGACTAATCAAATCATGTTCTTAA
- the LOC114819093 gene encoding uncharacterized protein LOC114819093 — protein MGGTVSTPPTHKFPLPTMETCDYVRPSKLLLNVTIENSLGAIQVLLSPEDTVADLVKAALLIYEKEKRRPLLKDTDPKCYDLHYSSYTLQSLKQNEKLKNLGSRNFFLCSKPLASFS, from the exons ATGGGTGGAACCGTCTCTACTCCTCCGACACACAAGTTTCCGTTGCCGACCATGGAAACTTGTGACTACGTTCGGCCATCGAAACTTCTACTAAATGTAACTATCGAGAACAGCTTGGGCGCAATACAGGTGCTGTTGTCGCCTGAAGACACCGTCGCCGATTTGGTAAAGGCAGCATTGCTAATTTAtgaaaaggagaagaggaggcCACTCTTGAAGGACACTGACCCAAAGTGCTACGACCTTCACTATTCCTCCTACACCCTCCAAA GTTTGAAGCAAAATGAGAAGTTGAAGAACTTGGGGTCAAGGAACTTCTTTCTCTGCTCGAAGCCTCTGGCCTCTTTTTCCTAG
- the LOC100776359 gene encoding uncharacterized protein At4g22758 isoform X2 → MSPRRSSPVVAARKNKAPHPSPSPRRRTQSKSRPIKILKRCSSAPLLSSHDNADADVDGHYSRRSGGGSFFRPKTFSDAFLSSPSPFSSPRIHTKQRYEKEAKVVVNVTVEGSPGPVRTMVKLGSSVEDTIKRVVDKYTEEGRSPQIDPNMASSFQLHHSYFSLQSLDKSQVIADVGSRSFYLRKNNDASSFRWGSAPEIFTRGSTPSIANPPLLIPSFIARKISKIVRRAHRLWNIVLCSQ, encoded by the exons ATGTCTCCACGGAGAAGTTCGCCGGTGGTTGCCGCCCGGAAAAATAAGGCGCCGCACCCCTCGCCGTCTCCCCGTCGTAGGACCCAGAGCAAGTCGAGGCCTATCAAGATCCTGAAGCGCTGTTCGTCGGCTCCTCTGCTTTCAAGCCATGATAACGCCGATGCTGACGTTGACGGCCATTATTCGAGGAGGAGCGGAGGAGGGTCGTTTTTCCGCCCCAAAACCTTTTCAGATGCCTTTCTGTCTTCCCCTTCCCCCTTTTCCTCTCCACGGATTCACACTAAACAG AGGTACGAGAAAGAAGCTAAGGTGGTAGTTAATGTGACCGTTGAGGGAAGTCCTGGGCCAGTCCGAACCATGGTTAAACTGGGGTCCAGTGTGGAGGATACTATCAAGCGTGTGGTCGATAAATATACAGAAGAAGGCAGGAGCCCCCAGATCGATCCTAATATGGCTTCTTCATTCCAATTGCATCACTCCTATTTCAGTCTCCAGA GTTTGGATAAATCACAAGTCATTGCGGATGTGGGTAGTAGAAGTTTTTATCTGCGGAAGAATAATGATGCATCTTCATTTCGTTGGGGAAGTGCTCCCGAAATATTCACACGTGGCTCCACTCCATCCATCGCAAATCCTCCATTGCTGATCCCTTCTTTCATTGCCCGCAAGATTAGCAAAATTGTAAGAAGAGCTCACCGCCTTTGGAACATTGTGCTTTGCTCACAGTGA
- the LOC100802568 gene encoding LOW QUALITY PROTEIN: protein DETOXIFICATION 56-like (The sequence of the model RefSeq protein was modified relative to this genomic sequence to represent the inferred CDS: deleted 2 bases in 1 codon), protein MGFRSGFDELRVQRGIALPMVAMNLAWFAKTAITTAFLGRLGELSLAGGALGFTFANVTGFSVLNGLCGAMEPICGQAHGAKNFRLLHKTLLMTISLLLLVSLPITFLWLNVDKILILFGQQQDISTVARTYVSCLIPDLFVASLFCPLKAYLSSQTITLPTMFSSAVALAFHIPINIVLSRTMGLRGISMAVWITDLIVVVLLAIYVLILERKKESMWKEGGWWDQSIEDWIRLLKLCGSCCLNTCLEWWCYEILVLLTGHLTNAKQAVGVLAIVLNFDYLLFSVMLSLATCVCTRVSNELGANQAGLAYRSACVSLALGFISGCIGSLVMVAARGIWGPLFSHDVGIIKGVKKTMLLMGLVEVFNFPLAVCGGIVRGTARPWLGMYANLGGFYFLALPLGVVSAFKLRLGLVGLFIGLLTGIVTCLTLLLVFIARLNWVEEAAQAQTLTGQEQVKELSKYDAEELIDAHKKDVV, encoded by the exons ATGGGCTTCCGATCTGGTTTCGATGAGCTAAGAGTTCAACGAGGAATAGCCCTTCCAATGGTGGCCATGAATTTGGCTTGGTTTGCCAAGACAGCCATCACAACAGCATTTTTAGGCCGTCTTGGGGAGCTTAGTTTAGCAGGTGGAGCTCTCGGCTTCACTTTTGCTAATGTCACTGGCTTCTCTGTCCTCAATGGTCTATGTGGTGCCATGGAGCCC ATATGTGGACAGGCTCATGGTGCCAAAAACTTCAGACTCCTTCACAAGACTCTTCTCATGACAATCTCATTGTTGCTATTGGTATCACTTCCCATCACTTTCTTGTGGCTTAATGTTGACAAAATCTTGATCCTTTTTGGCCAACAACAAGACATCTCCACTGTGGCCAGGACCTATGTTTCATGTCTCATACCTGACTTGTTTGTTGCCTCACTCTTCTGTCCCTTAAAAGCCTACTTGAGCTCTCAAACCATAACTCTTCCCACCATGTTTAGTTCTGCTGTGGCACTAGCCTTCCACATACCAATTAACATAGTGCTCTCAAGGACTATGGGCCTCAGAGGAATTTCGATGGCAGTTTGGATAACTGATCTTATTGTTGTTGTCTTGTTAGccatttatgttttaattcttGAGAGGAAAAAGGAAAGCATGTGGAAGGAAGGAGGGTGGTGGGATCAGAGCATTGAAGATTGGATAAGGCTGCTCAAGCTTTGTGGATCATGCTGCCTCAACACATGCCTTGAGTGGTGGTGCTATGAGATTCTAGTTTTGCTTACTGGCCACCTCACAAATGCTAAGCAAGCAGTGGGAGTTTTGGCCATTGTGCTAAACTTCGACTACTTGCTTTTCTCAGTGATGCTGTCACTAGCCACTTGTGTTTGCACACGTGTCTCGAACGAGCTTGGTGCCAACCAAGCTGGCCTTGCTTACCGATCAGCGTGTGTGTCTCTGGCATTAGGTTTTATCTCTGGTTGCATAGGTAGCTTGGTGATGGTTGCTGCGAGGGGAATTTGGGGGCCACTGTTTAGCCATGATGTGGGAATTATAAAGGGAGTAAAGAAGACAATGTTGCTGATGGGTCTGGTGGAAGTGTTTAATTTTCCGTTGGCAGTTTGTGGAGGCATAGTTAGAGGGACAGCACGACCCTGGTTGGGAATGTACGCGAATCTAGGTGGATTTTATTTCCTGGCCCTACCACTTGGTGTTGTTTCTGCCTTCAAGCTCCGTCTTGGTCTTGTTGGACTCTTCATTGGACTTCTTACTGGTATTGTTACCTGCCTGACATTGTTATTGGTATTTATTGCGCGGTTAAATTGGGTGGAAGAAGCTGCCCAGGCACAAACACTAACAGGCCAAGAGCAGGTTAAGGAACTTTCAAAATATGACGCAGAAGAACTAATTGACGCCCATAAAAAAGATGTAGTGTAA